From the Streptococcus halotolerans genome, the window CACCCATTTCAGCTATTTCCAATGGTATTGATTTGACACGTTATCAACAAAGTCATAGCAAGGAAGCTATTTTTAGGGCACATTTTAACCTTAAAAAAAGCGATAAAGTTGTCATTTCTGCTGGTCTCTTTTTTGAGCGTAAAGGAATTGATGACTTTGTCAAAGTCGCAAGACTCATGCCTCACGTCACTTTTATCTGGTTTGGCCATATTAACCATTATTTAATTCCAAGCCATATTAGACAGATTGTCGAAGGTGATCATCCAGATAATGTTATTTTCCCAGGCTACATTAAGGGAGATATCTATGAAGGTGCCATGACGGGAGCGGATGCCTTTTTCTTCCCAAGTCGTGAAGAAACCGAAGGTATCGTTGTCCTTGAAGCGCTAGCTAGTCGTCAACAGCTAGTTTTACGCGATATTCCGGTCTATGAAGGCTGGATTGATGAGCATTCTGCCTATTTAGCTAAAAATGTTGTTGGTTTTGTCTACGCTCTAGAAAAAGTTCTGGCTGGTAAAGAAAATAAAGTTGAGGCTGGTTACCAGGTTGCCGCAAGTAAGGATATCAAGTTGGTTGCAGAGCAATTAGCAGCCGTCTACCAAAAAGTATTGGAGCTCTAAAATGAGAGTTGGATTATTCACGGATACCTACTTCCCACAGATTTCAGGGGTAGCAACGAGTATCAAAACCTTAAAAACAGAGTTGGAAAAATTAGGGCATGAGGTTTTTATTTTTACAGCAGCAGAAAAAAACATTCGTATTGATGACGACCCCACCATTATTCGCTTACCAAGTGTTCCATTTGTAGCTTTTAGTGAGAGACGTGTCGTTTATTCTGGGTTGTCGTCAGCCTATAAGATTGCTAAGGAACATCATCTCGATATTATCCATACCCAAACGGAGTTTAGCGTTGGCATTTTTGGCTGGATGATTGGGAAAGAATTAGGGATTCCTGTTGTACACACCTACCACACCCACTATGAAGACTATGTGCATTATATTGCCAAAGGTCGATTGATTAGACCAGGTATGGTCAAGTATTTTGTGCGCAATTTTTTGAAAGATTGCGATGGTGTTATTTGCCCAAGTCGTATTGTCTTGAATATTTTGGATTCTTATAGGGTCAAAATCCCTAAAAGGATTATCCCGACTGGAATTGAGTTGGAGCAGTACAAGCGCCCTGAGATTCAAGAAGCAGATATTTTAGCTTTGCGGCAAGAATTGGGGATTGCTAGTGATGATACCATGCTGTTAAGTTTATCTCGCATTTCCTATGAAAAAAATATTCAAGCTGTTTTGCGTGCTCTTCCCGAGGTTATTGCAGAAAATCCCAAAGTTAAATGTGTGGTGGTTGGTAGTGGTCCTTACCTAGATGATTTAAAAGACTTAGTGGCTGCATTAGGGTTGGATGATCATGTCATTTTTACAGGGATGATAGCTCAGGAAATGACAGCTTATTACTATAAGGCAGCTGATTTTCTCGTATCTGCTTCAACCAGTGAAACACAAGGCTTGACCTATACTGAAAGTTTGGTTAGTGGGACGCCAATTATCGCACATAGTAACTCTTATTTAGAAGATTTGTTGGATTGTCCTATGTTTGGCTATCTCTATGATGATAGTGAGGGGATTACTCAGGCTATTTTAAATGCTATCGCTGATACGCCAAGAATGACAGAGGAATGTTTAACGCACAAACTTTATGAGATATCATCGGAGCGCTTTGCCTTATCGGTTTATGAACTCTACATTGATGCCATTATTTCGAAAGAGTATCAAGTGAGCACAAGTCCTTTTGCTTTGGACGGTAAGAAAAAATACACACATATTAAATTAATGAGAAATACCTTTGGAGTGCCGTCAACCCTTGTCCGAACAACAGCTCAAACCTCTGTTAGAGTATTAAAAACGCCAAAATTATTAGTTGATCGGATTAGAACGGTTTCGCTACGTGATAGGGACTCAGATGACTAGACAATAATCCAATATTTGACTTGACAATCTGTTGAATTATGATATTCTAAACCATAGAAGACACGTCTGTCAGTCGTCATTTTTGAGAGAGTATCCGGTTGGTGTGAGGATATAGATGGCCTGATGAGATACTACTTCTCATGATTTTATGCAAACATAAAAGGGTGGTTCCCTTATCGCCGTTAGAGTTCTGGGGTCTTTTTTGTCGTCCCTAGATAAACTAAGGTGGAACCACGTTACGACGTCCTTTTTGAGGGCGTCGTATTTTCTTTTCTCAATCTTCTTTTTTAAGAAGTTTGAGTCCTTCTTGAAAGTAGAAGAGAGTAAAATCAGAAGTGGTGTTTTGGACACCTGTCTAATAATCTAGC encodes:
- a CDS encoding glycosyltransferase family 4 protein; this encodes MKVLLYLEAPEQLSKSGIGRAIKHQKKALELAGIDYTTDPNDDYDLVHINTYGLKSWHLLRKSQKAGKRVIMHAHSTKEDFENSFIGSNMAAPLFKKHLMRFYQAADYLITPTAYSKQLIQSYGITTPISAISNGIDLTRYQQSHSKEAIFRAHFNLKKSDKVVISAGLFFERKGIDDFVKVARLMPHVTFIWFGHINHYLIPSHIRQIVEGDHPDNVIFPGYIKGDIYEGAMTGADAFFFPSREETEGIVVLEALASRQQLVLRDIPVYEGWIDEHSAYLAKNVVGFVYALEKVLAGKENKVEAGYQVAASKDIKLVAEQLAAVYQKVLEL
- a CDS encoding glycosyltransferase family 4 protein, translating into MRVGLFTDTYFPQISGVATSIKTLKTELEKLGHEVFIFTAAEKNIRIDDDPTIIRLPSVPFVAFSERRVVYSGLSSAYKIAKEHHLDIIHTQTEFSVGIFGWMIGKELGIPVVHTYHTHYEDYVHYIAKGRLIRPGMVKYFVRNFLKDCDGVICPSRIVLNILDSYRVKIPKRIIPTGIELEQYKRPEIQEADILALRQELGIASDDTMLLSLSRISYEKNIQAVLRALPEVIAENPKVKCVVVGSGPYLDDLKDLVAALGLDDHVIFTGMIAQEMTAYYYKAADFLVSASTSETQGLTYTESLVSGTPIIAHSNSYLEDLLDCPMFGYLYDDSEGITQAILNAIADTPRMTEECLTHKLYEISSERFALSVYELYIDAIISKEYQVSTSPFALDGKKKYTHIKLMRNTFGVPSTLVRTTAQTSVRVLKTPKLLVDRIRTVSLRDRDSDD